Proteins from one Paraburkholderia phymatum STM815 genomic window:
- a CDS encoding carbohydrate ABC transporter permease, translating to MYEVQQMSRATTFGSRELAREPAEPAGRRSADWFSLVAVSPAIIILVAFLFLFFYGVYQSLTNLRFGVPVMHFVGLRNYALLIQSADFWNNLRVTLTYAFACVSLEAVIGLAIARLFASEVLLARVLRPMVLLPLVLPPMSVALMWTTMMNPQAGILNYLLSLMGLGPFAWISSESSALASVVLIDVWTFTPFFTLIIFAGLQGITDDIREAARINGAKAWSIFYRIELPLVAPYILVAALFRLIESLTQFDIIFGTTQGGPGDSTAALSVQAYITAFQDMNFGRGAALMVVNWLVVLASAMLLAKLWRAVRRRVS from the coding sequence ATGTACGAGGTTCAACAGATGTCTCGCGCAACAACATTTGGTTCACGAGAGCTCGCCAGGGAGCCGGCAGAGCCGGCTGGTCGACGGTCTGCCGACTGGTTCAGTCTGGTTGCCGTAAGCCCCGCCATCATCATCCTGGTGGCTTTCCTGTTTCTGTTCTTTTACGGGGTGTACCAGTCACTCACCAATCTGAGATTCGGGGTGCCTGTTATGCACTTCGTCGGCTTGAGGAACTACGCGCTGCTGATCCAGAGTGCTGACTTCTGGAACAACCTTCGAGTCACGTTGACGTATGCGTTCGCTTGCGTGTCGCTCGAAGCCGTTATCGGACTTGCCATCGCAAGACTCTTTGCGTCTGAGGTGCTGCTCGCACGCGTGCTGAGACCAATGGTGTTGCTGCCGCTGGTGTTGCCGCCGATGAGCGTCGCACTGATGTGGACCACCATGATGAACCCCCAAGCGGGCATCCTGAACTACCTGCTCTCCCTTATGGGCCTGGGGCCATTCGCCTGGATATCAAGTGAAAGTTCGGCGCTTGCGTCGGTCGTGCTGATCGACGTCTGGACGTTCACGCCGTTTTTCACGCTGATCATCTTTGCCGGGCTTCAGGGGATTACGGACGATATCCGGGAAGCGGCCCGCATCAATGGGGCAAAGGCCTGGAGCATCTTCTACCGGATCGAGTTGCCGCTGGTGGCACCCTACATTCTGGTCGCTGCCCTGTTCCGGCTGATTGAATCCCTGACGCAGTTCGACATCATCTTTGGCACCACGCAGGGTGGGCCCGGCGACAGTACGGCAGCGCTCTCTGTGCAGGCATACATCACGGCATTCCAGGACATGAACTTCGGTCGTGGCGCAGCGCTGATGGTGGTGAACTGGCTCGTCGTGCTTGCCAGCGCAATGCTGCTGGCGAAACTGTGGCGGGCGGTCCGCCGCCGCGTGAGCTGA
- a CDS encoding ABC transporter substrate-binding protein has translation MNARHGETTPAGVVGVTAVLDRCTGARASLAFGRHFRKNCGQRLARRRVRYGLFRAVVAGAVAFCGFGIAESAFSETVNWRQFAGTTITWAYDIHPYADAVVAQLPEFEKLTGIKVKPELYPDDTYWNKLTVQLTTKSPAWDVVGTGIQPAWDLTPAGLLEPLNKYLADPKLTEASYDYNDFFPALRSALTWTVKDGQIATPGTGDIWAIPHAFENIQLLYRKDILDKYHIKVPQTPQEMVASCTALKAADPAITPLAVRGVRFWSSIHTAPISIAASYGVRDFIQKGDKLDTGLDSPASVQFQKDYVAMIKSCAAPSFANDNWYQVVDGISTGRTAMAIDSNMFGFWNDVAGKSSSGQIAFAPPLHAPGAKSFQSNIWIWSLAINAASKNKGAAWLFVQWATSKQVDLNGALAGKLVNPPRVSTWNDKAWLAYASQPQFNNFVDTFKEVQQRASLLFTPRVGFSTAMNDWAVAMQKMVNGANVNDTMRALAKDIQANL, from the coding sequence ATGAACGCAAGGCATGGAGAAACCACGCCGGCAGGTGTCGTCGGCGTAACAGCAGTGTTGGACAGATGTACTGGAGCGCGAGCGTCGCTCGCATTCGGCAGACATTTTCGCAAGAATTGTGGTCAACGTCTTGCGCGTCGCCGCGTGCGATACGGCCTTTTCAGGGCCGTTGTCGCGGGTGCTGTCGCTTTCTGCGGGTTCGGAATCGCTGAAAGCGCGTTCAGCGAAACCGTCAACTGGCGTCAGTTTGCGGGTACCACCATTACGTGGGCGTACGACATCCATCCGTATGCGGATGCGGTTGTGGCCCAGTTGCCCGAGTTCGAGAAGCTTACCGGCATCAAGGTAAAACCTGAACTCTATCCGGACGACACTTACTGGAACAAACTGACGGTTCAACTCACGACCAAATCTCCTGCCTGGGATGTCGTTGGCACGGGGATCCAGCCTGCGTGGGATCTGACGCCCGCTGGGCTGCTGGAGCCGCTGAACAAATACCTCGCCGATCCGAAGCTGACCGAGGCCAGCTACGATTACAACGACTTCTTCCCGGCCTTGCGCAGCGCCCTGACGTGGACAGTCAAGGACGGCCAGATCGCTACACCCGGTACAGGCGACATCTGGGCGATCCCGCATGCTTTCGAGAACATCCAGCTTCTCTATCGCAAGGATATCCTGGACAAGTATCACATCAAGGTCCCGCAGACTCCGCAGGAGATGGTAGCGTCCTGCACCGCATTGAAGGCGGCTGATCCGGCCATCACGCCGCTGGCGGTCCGTGGTGTCCGTTTCTGGAGCAGCATCCATACTGCCCCGATTTCCATTGCCGCATCGTACGGCGTTCGTGATTTCATCCAGAAGGGCGACAAGCTCGACACCGGTCTGGATTCGCCGGCGTCGGTCCAGTTTCAGAAGGACTACGTGGCGATGATCAAGAGCTGCGCGGCGCCGTCCTTTGCGAATGACAACTGGTACCAGGTCGTCGACGGAATTTCCACAGGACGTACCGCGATGGCGATTGATTCCAACATGTTCGGCTTCTGGAACGACGTCGCAGGGAAGTCCTCAAGCGGTCAGATCGCTTTCGCGCCGCCACTGCACGCCCCGGGTGCGAAGAGCTTCCAGTCGAACATCTGGATCTGGTCACTGGCAATCAATGCTGCGTCGAAGAACAAGGGGGCAGCGTGGCTCTTCGTGCAGTGGGCAACGTCAAAGCAGGTGGACCTCAACGGCGCGCTGGCGGGCAAGCTGGTCAATCCGCCGCGTGTCTCGACGTGGAACGACAAGGCATGGCTGGCTTATGCGAGCCAGCCCCAATTTAACAACTTCGTCGATACCTTCAAGGAGGTGCAGCAGCGCGCGTCCTTGCTCTTTACGCCGCGCGTAGGATTCAGCACGGCAATGAACGACTGGGCCGTGGCCATGCAGAAAATGGTCAACGGTGCCAACGTCAATGACACGATGCGTGCGCTCGCAAAGGACATCCAGGCGAATCTCTAG